Part of the Nicotiana sylvestris chromosome 5, ASM39365v2, whole genome shotgun sequence genome is shown below.
agaaccacaagtttgccgacattatcaaactgggtgaaagaattgaagaaggtatcaaaagcggtatggttacaaacttcgacgccttgcaagctacaaagaaggccttacagtccggtggtatgtccaagaagagggacgtaggggccgtaatggttgcacaaaggaccaagtctcccctcaaataccaaacttacccaatacctccactcatatatcagctaacttcaaattaccaagcaccctcaccctcataccaagctccaccaccaacttatcaatcacctccaccccctacatatcaacctacttcaccaaGATACttccaacccgctcatgtctaccaaacctataatgctcaaccatcccattatcaatcaccccctgcacggCAAAATTTCCCTAGGCCCCAAcataattttgatcgcagacctccaaaacaatatacagccatcgccaaacccatcgaccagctgtatgagagactcaaagctgctggttatgttacccccatccctgctacaacccttgagaatccttctcagtgggttaacccaaacaaatctcgGATCATTGTGGTAAAAGACCCCGCTCCAaatgataacaagatcattgtggtaAAAGACCCCGCTCCAAATATACTCAACAAACCTTtgtcagaccataagggtggagatatccacatgattgaaatagaagatgtcTAGGATCCCAAggggtcaatcgggttgatcacagCAGGTGATgaccaaagaaaccaacaattactctcaaaacaatcatagtccagattcaaccgtctgaggacgctgaggtgaatatgtctatactacttgagtttgaagcaacatcatccgcaaagacaccagcaccaattgaggttgaattcacgTCTctagcaaatgcacccgcaccatttgaggttgcagtcttgccacccaaggcacatgtacCATTCGGGGTGAGGATAGCCATGCtaatcccagtggcgatgtcaaccatgacaccattcAATACAAATGTCCTACCCTAGGACTATACAGCCAAGGCAAAAGGGAAAGgtaaggtcaggattgaagaaactgtcgatgcacagggtatgacaagaactggtagagtttataTCCCTGAACACCTAGCTGAATCAAGTAAGCAGGACTCCAATCGGtcacccctcattgagacaggtccggatGACCTTTTGAGGaaaatacaagccaaggaatattcggtcgttgaccagttaaacaagacgccagcacaaatatccattctctttttgctgcaaaattctgaggcgcacaagaatgctttgttaaaggtgataagtgaagcatacgtaccaagtaacatcacttgAGGGGAAATGggtaacatggtaggacaagtgctggagagccataagatcacctttcatgaggacgagctgccgcctgaagggttggggcacaacaaagcactacacatcaccgtgcaatgcgaagattatttcgtcaccagaatcctgatcaatggaggttccagtcttaataTTTGTCCACTTGTGACACTCAAGAAgctgggtaaagggctgcatgagataaaatacggagcaatcaatgtgaaagcctttgatggttctcagaggtccaccattagtgagattagtctatgcctgtagatgggaccaacctggttcgaagTCGATTTCTAGGTGATAGATGTACCAGTATCTTACCACTTGCTTctaggacggccatggattcatgttgctgGGGTTGTAGCATCAACattgcatcaggcagtaaagttcgaatggaatcaccaggaagtgatcattcatggtGACGGTAGCagccctatatacagtcgccagaccattccggcgattgaaggaagaaggaagctgggtggagaaacttaccaccatattgaacgggtcaatgctatcgacaaagacaaatggtgggatagcaaaattgagagtatactaagttggagtgggtacgaacttggcaaagggctcggcaagaacctctaagtaatctctaaacccataaaactcaagaaacatggcactacctttggtttgggatatgaatagacctaggaagaattcaacaactggtcgccaccatggcacagtccttattatccactagagcagtcaataccgcatctggagcagactttccaaccggctgacattatttatgggtcagacgaagaagaagcacttgcagcagtgaagaacttcTTTTTAGAGGATAGTGATATGAACTATTGTGTTGTTCTCAATGAGTaggggggaggaaggcccttccatacaggctgtgagcataggggcacatctcaataattggaccatcaggacaaccagatcccgacgagcctcggggtagaaaggctaaaacaagcattattcaatgtttttactaaatgattttcttttcacattttcgATTATCGCAaaaagatcttcaatgttcaaaacagttattcaacttatcaaaagcattttgattttttcttatgaattaatatttatttctatcattttctctccttactttacctatacaacattactattacttatcttgatgaatcaatgactgtgacatgcaacgagacaacgcaacaaacagacattgattcagaggaagatgacatacctgacgaggttgtcaaagaagttgagaactttgagaacagacctaagtccaacctgtaCGAGACCGAGATTatcaacttgggagatgcagaaaatgttaaGGAGACATAGATCAGCATttacctatcgccatcagaaaagaagaatacacaaaatttctaaaggagtatgaggacatattcgcctagtcatatgatgacatggctggtctgagtacgtctattgtggctcacaaactgctaaccgatccaatgtgtccaccggtaaagtaAAAGCTCAGAAATTTCAAGCCTGATataagtttgaaaatcaaagaagaagtcaacaaacagatcaaagctaaggttctcagggtattagaatacctgacatggttagccaacattgtgctggtaccaaagaaggatgggaaggtcagagtctatgtcgactaccaggatctcaaccgggaaagtcctaaagacgacttccctttgccaaatatacacatcccaattgacaattgcaccaagcatgagttacagtcatttgtagattgtttcgctgattatcatcagatctggatggatgaagaagatgttgagaaaatgactttcattacgccgtggggaatgtactgttacaagatgatgtcgtttggcctgaagaatgcaggggccacctacatgagggccatgactaccatctttcatgatatgatacacaaggagatagaggtatatatggatgatgttatcttcaaatccaagaaggccactaatcacgtggaagatctgaggaagttcttcaatagactgcggagatacaacctgaaactaagcGCCGCAAAATGCGCATaaggggttcctgctgggaaattgcttgggtttattgtgagccgccgatgaatagaactggatccatcaaaagtcaaaaccattcaagaactaccaccgccaaagaacaagaaggatgtaatgagtttcttgggaagacttaactacatcagccggttcataacACAGTCTAtagttatttgtgagccaatctttaagatgttgaagaaggacacgccgctaccaaatggaccgatgactgccaaaaggccttcgacataattaaggagtacctgtcaacaccaccagtcttagtcccgcccgagctaggtagacccttattactctaccttatagtgttggatggagcattcgattgcgttctagggaagcacgacaaaatagggaggaaggagcaagccgtttattatcttagtaagaagtttatcccgtacgaggcctggtattctctaTTAAAACGcacatgttgtgctttgacttgggtagctcaaaagttgagacattacttatgtgcctatactacatatctcatatcgagaacggatcccttgaagtacatctttcataagcccatgcccactggcaagctagctaagtggcaaatcctactgagtgagttcgacattgtttacgtaactcagaaagcggtcaagggacaggcactgacAGACCACCTTGATGAAAACCtagtggatggagaatacgaacctctGAACTCAGAAAAcggtcaagggacaggcattgTCATACCACCTTGATGAAAACCcagtggatggagaatacgaacccctgaaaatatattttcctgatgaagaggtattattcaaaggagaagacattgtagaatcctatgacggttggagaatgttcttcgatggagcagcaaacttcaaaggagttggcataggagcagtcctaatatcagaaaccggtcagcattatctagtgtatgccaaactcaggttcccctgcaccaacaatatggccgagtacgaagcctgcatcttaggactcaaaatggccattgacatgaacatttatgagctgctagtgcttggagattcagacttacttatacatcaggtacgagaagaatgggcaaccaagaactccaacatactctcgtatctgcatcatgtacaggaattgaggaaaaggttcacgaagatggaattccaacatgttcccagaatccagaatgagtttgtcgatgcattggctaccctatcatctatgatacatcatctagacaagaatttcattgatcccattccggtgaaatTTCATGATCAGCcggcttattgtgcccatgtcgaagaagaagcagacggaaagccttggtttcatgatatcaaggaatatctggCAAAAAGAGAGTACACAGAGCTTgctaatcctactcagaaacgcacacttcggagattgtccaacaacttctttcacagcggaggaatcctgtataggaggactcctgatttgggactattaaaatgtgtcgatgcaaaggaagcatccaggataCTAGAGGAATTCATGCTGGGACttacggtccacatatgaatggttttgtcttagcaaagaagatactccaggctggttacttttggatgactatggaaacggactgcatccagtatgccCGGAAATGCCATCGCTattagatacatgcagatatgataaaggtacctccaaatgagcttaatgcaacaagttcACCGTGGTCGTTCGCCGCCTATGGGATgaatgttattggaccaatcgagctgctacttccaacggacacaggtttatcctggaagctatagactatttcaccaaatgggtcgaagcagcatcttacagagcagtgactaagaaagtcatggcagactttgtccgcgaccgcattgtttgtcaattcggaattccagagtcaatcattactgataatggctccaacctcaatagcgacttgatgaaaactatgtgtgaaactttcaagatcagatagaagaattccacaacctacaggcctcagatgaatggagttgtagaagtcgccaacaagaatatcaagaagatattatggaaaatgatagagaagcataaacagtggcatgagaagttatcattttctcttCTGGGGTATCGTACCACAATCCTCACATCAACCGAGgtaaccccctatatgctggtttacggtacagaggctgtcattcccgctgaggtagaaatttcttccctaaagatcatacaggaagctgagctcgacaaTGCAAAGTGGGTAAAAAGTTGTtacgagcaactagcccttatagacggaaagagaatgaatacagtttgccatggtcaactctatcagaatagaatgtcttaagccttcaataaaagagtcaagccaagacagttcacactggggcagctggtgttgaagaaatttttttcgcatcaagacgaagccaaagggaagttctctcccaactggcagggtccatacatggttcactagGTTCTgaccggaggagccctcatactcgcagaaatggacagagaagtctagccaaagccgatcaactcagatacagtcaagcgctactatgtgtaatccttatgctttccttatatgatataacttgaactacgcctgacctgattcccgtttaagaggggatacgtaggcagccctatgggttcgatcacaattcaataaaaatttcatttcccccgcaattggaaactgggacagaattttaaGGTGGAcactcaaaatttcgaagtaatTTCAGTCGATCGCCGCACGAGCAGCAGTCAAAAACGTCAACagatcaaactggggcagaattttgaggaggaccctcaaaattccgtagcaggagaggttgcaatgtcctgaactacgtcacaatcattggttcatctaaaagctatttttaattatatatttatgtcatacttttacaaaatcattgaaactgctttgtttagcaatgctaccccaatgatatagACGGCTTCACTAGATCAAAGTCGGACGAGTCAAGCAAAGACAgcggggatacaaactaacctcccccttacaaaactcacaatttttctttggatgcagacactaggattgcgaaatcattaaacatattgtatgcccatgggacaaacattgttcaaaatacgaCTCTCACAACtattgcacttgccaacatttgctatcagcacacaccaatgatgttccgtatgtcacaatgctcccagtatgCGCAATcttctatcagctaagaaaactctactatcacttgttattttatttcttgcataaggctaccattctgccttccgaggttaagctctacttccatctgcatatgcattgcataaggctaccattctgccttccgaaactaaatgctgtctccatctgcattgcataaagtTACTATTCTGCcatccaatttgcataaggctaccattctgcctttcgagactaaacattgtctccatctgcattcttgcataaggctaccattctgccttccgagactaaacattgtctcgatctgcattttctgcataaggctaccattctgccttccaaggttaagctctacctccatctacatctgcattgcataagtttatcattctaccttccgatgctaagctctgcctccatctatataaggctatcattctactttccgaggttaagctctgcctccatctgcatctacattgtataaggctaccattctgccttccgaggctaagctctgcctccatctacataaggctatcattctgcctttcaAGACTAAACTCTGCCTCCAGTTTTCTTCGAAACTAAACACTATCCCAAACATTATTTATATCATTTTTCTCacgggctaagctctacccttcaattcgcaagactaatcTTTGTCTTatccgcatcatactactgcatccttcatgggctgaaatatcgccaactcatccaaaggcgtcatcattcggaggcaccatcttcatagcccgagaatatcatgtcatggcctgaggatccctttcaatcttttgcatatcattattcaaaggcatcatggttcggaggcaccatcctcataggccgagaacatcatttcatggcctgtgaatcccttatcatacgcttcatggaccaggacatcatggtctaaggacgtcatcctcatcgtccaaagacaacattcatggtccaatgggaatttgcattatgtttaaatttatgcacaatgtatgcttgtattgcttctaattgcaggtaaaccggcgagcaacggccatcccggcaggagcgatcccgcttcAGTGACCATAGAtttatcaaacctaaccattcccgtaaactgTCCACTCACCcgaccctagatattgcgtcTGCCCTTGAAATATCTTCATCAGCATACTCTGCAGTGAATcttgaactacatacggcctgattcctgtaataccagggatatttaggtagctcagaagctagggtgcggcctaaagctcttcaaaccattttgctTAGTCAAAACTAGCCATCATATTCTTTACCtggaaactctttcatccttcccgggtaaagaggggcaactgttgataccctttttttttctatatattttcaatatggaaaataccttcaaaatagcatatgtatgcatatataagcatgtccaagtgttttattaattttccataattttaaaggtttctAAATTGATTTAGtttcccttttttatccataaaatccccaataattatttctaaatttattattttgataattcatctattggatttttatatttataccaTAATATGactaaagtaatttttacatatttttacaatttcatttagtatttttaaagctaaatttcacataattacaatattagcccttttaaggtttaattatgttttatacacATAAAATTGgatcatatatttttaaattattatttatgtgttataaattatattattattttaaattaatttttataaaccagttactatttttttaaaattaaaaagggaaaaaatagctatttaaattttagccaaaTTGACTTTCAAATCTAACCCAAATCAAAACCCAATTCCCCGGCCCAATTTATaattaaacccgaccctaaccctttTACACCCTACACAAACCCGGATCTccacctaccccatttaatctaggtcgttgatcattcagatcaacggccaccattctacctgcctaaaataaacccaaacgacccccttaaCCTAATTTATTTCCACCAACCCGCTGCTCTTGAATCCCCTTCCTTtccaattctctctgcaaccccACTCAAACCCTAGTCGACGCCGcccaaactaaccctaatccccttcgattcttacccaatccatggactcccatggctgtttgacaCGTGTACCGGTATCCTATGTCTCCTGGTTGCCTATTTTCATGATTTCATGGAAAGATAtcaaagagatctagtccagtctTTGATCAACTTCTAACTATGGTCTTTTCCcagccatccatggccgttcgagtcagatccatggcttttccggctagatcagtaacttttcgaagtctttctcatttttctaggttctccgaaaccctaactttaaaggctttccgattttctttcagatctgtcttagatctatgTATGTTATGAACTTCTTAAGTATTTTCCTTAAAGGTTTTCCGAATTTTCAAAGCGACCCTTcgtcttcaacgattagggttttcttaacctcttttaaaagatctc
Proteins encoded:
- the LOC138868422 gene encoding uncharacterized protein — translated: MIHHLDKNFIDPIPVKFHDQPAYCAHVEEEADGKPWFHDIKEYLAKREYTELANPTQKRTLRRLSNNFFHSGGILYRRTPDLGLLKCVDAKEASRILEEFMLGLTVHI